The window TATCCGTATTCCCTAGTGCTCTGTATTCCATATCAATCAAAGGATTTTAGTTTTATGTATAATTGGCTGCTCAGCCAGTTTTTCATCAATAATACTGGCGAACGCTTTTATATATGGGCGCTGATTGTGCTGGTCAAGTCCTTGCTGATCCTGCCATATCTCATAGAATACAAACATGTTTTCATCGTCGGTACCCTGATGCAGATCATACTGGAGACAGGCTGCTTCTTTGCGTGAATGCTCCACCATAGTATTAAGGACTTGCAATACTTCCTCCCTGTGCTCAGGTTTTGCCTTAATGATAGCTGTCAGATAGACTTTCATAATTCTATTTCGGTTTGCTTGAACTCTTCATTGAATACTTCTTCCAAGTGCTCAGCGTATTTTTTAATGTCTCGCTCAACATTGGCATTCTTCTCCACATCATGGAAATGGAAACTCTTCAACGGTTCCAACCCAGTGAAGGCATTCATACGATGAAATCCGAACATGGCACCTTCATCCACTGATTTTTGGTCAAAGAACTCACCCGGCAAGGTAAAAGCTGTAGCCGGAGCATTCCATGAAGTGGTCAGCATATACTTACGCCCATGCATCATCCCTCCTGTTCCGTAGTTGATTGACGGATTGGAAGCATCCCTGCCGTCACTGTGGTAGATCCCTTTCGCATGGCCTGCCGTGAATACCTCATCGATGTACTTCTTGAAACCGTTTGGCAACTGGAACCACCAGACTGGTGTATGGTAGATGATATAGTCTGCCCATACAAATTTCTCCACTTCCTGATCCTTGTCGTATCCTTCAGCGATATGGGTAACCTGAACATTGATACCATCCTGATTTTTAAAGAATTCCATTGTTTGTTCAGTCACAGTCTGGTTATATCTGCCTCCTGAGTGTCCGAAATTCTGTCCAGCATTAATGATCAATACATTTTTCATAGTTGTGTTGTTTTGTTTCATGATGCAAAGAAATAGCACAATCAACTATGATAAAAATAGTTTAATTCATAGCTTTCTATC of the Limibacter armeniacum genome contains:
- a CDS encoding putative quinol monooxygenase, which gives rise to MKVYLTAIIKAKPEHREEVLQVLNTMVEHSRKEAACLQYDLHQGTDDENMFVFYEIWQDQQGLDQHNQRPYIKAFASIIDEKLAEQPIIHKTKIL
- a CDS encoding NAD(P)H-dependent oxidoreductase; this encodes MKNVLIINAGQNFGHSGGRYNQTVTEQTMEFFKNQDGINVQVTHIAEGYDKDQEVEKFVWADYIIYHTPVWWFQLPNGFKKYIDEVFTAGHAKGIYHSDGRDASNPSINYGTGGMMHGRKYMLTTSWNAPATAFTLPGEFFDQKSVDEGAMFGFHRMNAFTGLEPLKSFHFHDVEKNANVERDIKKYAEHLEEVFNEEFKQTEIEL